Proteins co-encoded in one Acidobacteriota bacterium genomic window:
- a CDS encoding type II toxin-antitoxin system ParD family antitoxin, which produces MNIDLSPENESFITEKIRSGQFDSAEEVVGAALRIMDENEHISKKKLEALRHEISKAELQYDNGQFITIGSYDELSDLGRSIMERGRERLADQRHSR; this is translated from the coding sequence ATGAATATTGACTTATCGCCAGAAAACGAATCGTTTATTACTGAAAAGATTCGATCTGGGCAGTTCGATTCGGCCGAAGAAGTGGTCGGAGCCGCTCTTCGGATTATGGATGAGAACGAGCATATCAGCAAGAAAAAACTAGAAGCCCTGCGTCATGAGATCTCGAAAGCGGAATTGCAATATGATAACGGCCAGTTCATCACAATTGGTTCTTATGACGAACTTAGTGATTTGGGACGGTCTATAATGGAACGCGGGCGCGAACGTTTAGCAGATCAAAGGCATAGTCGATGA
- a CDS encoding type II toxin-antitoxin system RelE/ParE family toxin, with protein MSEFTIAPLAVDDLDGIWLYFAQFDPENADRFISEVLAIFAMLSTNPDAGKLRPEIMTDLRSFPKASYCIFYYPTATGVRIMRILHSARDLETVLESELSN; from the coding sequence ATGAGCGAGTTTACGATCGCACCACTAGCCGTCGATGACCTGGACGGCATCTGGTTATACTTCGCACAATTCGATCCTGAAAATGCTGACAGATTTATCTCCGAAGTGCTTGCGATATTCGCAATGCTGTCGACGAATCCTGATGCCGGAAAACTGCGTCCGGAAATAATGACCGATCTGCGATCATTTCCCAAAGCTTCCTATTGTATCTTTTACTATCCCACCGCAACCGGCGTACGAATAATGCGTATCCTGCATTCAGCTCGTGATCTTGAAACGGTCTTAGAAAGCGAACTGTCAAACTAA
- a CDS encoding sigma 54-interacting transcriptional regulator, translated as MKKTLTSTSSSAAARAISFESIDAVFRSVGQKLREGLSRDAEQILTQTIEGYDHTPDNLANLKRLLSFTLETAGRYKESLETIREFADEEHLATLGIETQVKVITQLAISYNNTGDQPKAITLLKENRKKAGENDLNHLFGSINIALARVYRKLAEFPICRDFAEKALDRFRDDGNWLGMAEAYREIANSYHQEGNSERSIEIFKQGIQIIGENSAPFMLGKLYTDMSGAYWFLRRPQDGIACLEKSIEFFDQTAHALNSVVAYNNLGINLMLIGEWNKAEDMIKRALDIAEKEGSVHVAGIYDSLGELQILRGDLTGAEELLEKAVNFAAGHKHAWYTVQSMRNLARCYLAQGKVKKAIAKAQETIKRCGEIGDKHYANMAGLVLAEAYVDQGLIEECEVSLAAIEESDPSADFFVLGNIQRIRGLAALAAEDTELAVHHFSRGLTIFETAEDLYHAGLIHHLLGANLDKRNNARARRHLSSAADIFRKLGLDENLAAVRRDLTRVEALPAGSDAKPIERRTNSVVSQLLTVRLAEATASRELLFRELVAVLQQESNARKIVIAQYNDQKRLYPFITHGYSPQESNELIGKLNEAIAKNDEKGFSRAKNIAVFHLRGSSAASPAVLLLNPQSGAVLNDESALAPLLRVVELGMDVIGLREKDKSAPTERETSPYTSNSLMPGFIHSSPAMTSLVEEVYKIRSSDVTVLVTGESGTGKELVSRAIHALSNRKDKIFVPFNCTAVPKELADAHLFGYKKGSFTGAVADSPGTIRTADGGTLFLDEIGDLPLDVQPKLLRFLQEGEIQPLGEKKPLKVDVRIIAATNMPLEDKVADGTFREDLFYRLNVIRLRVPPLRERRSEIPPIVNYYLNHYSERFNKHHLSITPQTVDMLMVCNWEGNVRQLCNEIQRVVARAVDNEVITPDHLSPELKRSAKPLTPFDVGSNVKPIASYDGSFSPFSNIPTGGTLESAVSELEMQLIKSALTRHNWNISRVATELGLTRRGLYLKLSRYGIEKAA; from the coding sequence ATGAAAAAGACCCTGACCTCAACTTCGTCGTCTGCGGCGGCACGTGCGATCTCTTTTGAGAGCATCGATGCGGTGTTTCGCAGCGTGGGGCAAAAGCTTCGCGAAGGGCTTTCGCGTGATGCCGAACAGATCCTGACACAAACCATCGAGGGATACGACCACACGCCTGACAATCTGGCCAATCTCAAACGGCTTCTGTCATTCACACTCGAAACCGCCGGACGCTATAAAGAATCGCTTGAGACGATCCGCGAATTTGCTGACGAAGAGCATCTCGCGACCCTCGGTATCGAAACGCAGGTCAAGGTCATCACCCAGCTCGCGATCTCATACAACAACACGGGCGACCAGCCTAAGGCGATCACGCTGCTCAAGGAAAATCGCAAAAAGGCCGGTGAAAATGATCTGAATCACCTTTTTGGCAGCATAAATATCGCTCTCGCACGCGTTTACCGGAAGCTCGCCGAATTCCCGATCTGCCGGGATTTTGCCGAGAAGGCACTTGATCGCTTTCGTGACGACGGAAATTGGCTCGGAATGGCTGAGGCATATCGCGAGATCGCCAACAGCTATCATCAGGAAGGCAACAGTGAGAGATCCATCGAGATCTTTAAGCAGGGAATTCAGATCATCGGCGAAAACTCCGCGCCGTTCATGCTCGGAAAGCTTTATACCGACATGTCGGGTGCGTACTGGTTCCTCCGCCGCCCGCAGGACGGCATCGCGTGTCTTGAGAAATCGATCGAGTTCTTTGACCAGACCGCCCACGCGCTGAACAGCGTCGTCGCCTACAATAATCTCGGCATTAACCTGATGCTCATCGGCGAATGGAACAAGGCCGAAGACATGATCAAGCGAGCTCTCGATATCGCCGAAAAAGAAGGCTCCGTCCACGTCGCGGGCATTTACGATTCGCTCGGCGAGCTGCAGATCCTTCGCGGCGACCTGACCGGCGCAGAAGAGCTGCTTGAAAAGGCGGTCAATTTTGCAGCGGGCCATAAACACGCGTGGTATACCGTTCAATCGATGCGCAATCTCGCCCGCTGTTATCTGGCTCAGGGTAAGGTCAAAAAGGCCATCGCCAAAGCGCAGGAAACGATAAAACGCTGCGGCGAGATCGGCGATAAACATTACGCCAACATGGCCGGCCTCGTGCTGGCTGAGGCCTATGTCGATCAGGGATTGATCGAGGAATGCGAGGTTTCGCTCGCTGCGATCGAAGAAAGCGACCCGTCGGCAGATTTTTTTGTGTTGGGAAATATCCAGCGTATTCGCGGCCTCGCTGCCCTGGCGGCCGAGGACACAGAGCTTGCGGTGCATCATTTCAGCCGCGGACTTACCATATTTGAGACAGCCGAAGATCTCTATCATGCCGGATTGATCCATCATCTGCTCGGAGCAAATCTGGATAAGCGAAACAACGCCCGGGCGCGTCGACATTTGTCATCGGCAGCCGATATTTTCAGGAAACTTGGCCTCGACGAAAACCTCGCCGCAGTCCGCCGCGACCTTACACGGGTCGAGGCTTTGCCCGCCGGCAGCGATGCAAAACCGATCGAGCGCCGGACGAACTCCGTCGTCTCCCAGCTTTTGACCGTTCGCCTTGCCGAGGCAACCGCGTCTCGCGAATTACTCTTCCGCGAGCTCGTCGCCGTACTCCAACAGGAAAGCAACGCCAGAAAGATCGTCATCGCTCAATACAACGACCAAAAACGGCTCTATCCCTTTATCACGCATGGCTATTCGCCGCAGGAAAGCAACGAGCTGATCGGCAAACTTAACGAAGCGATCGCTAAGAACGACGAAAAAGGGTTTTCGCGGGCAAAGAACATCGCAGTTTTTCACCTTCGCGGTTCATCGGCAGCTTCGCCCGCGGTTTTGCTGTTGAACCCGCAATCGGGAGCGGTTTTGAATGACGAAAGTGCGCTCGCTCCGCTTTTGCGAGTGGTCGAGCTCGGCATGGACGTCATCGGGCTTCGCGAAAAGGACAAATCGGCACCGACGGAACGCGAGACGAGCCCGTACACGTCAAACAGCCTGATGCCGGGATTTATTCACTCTTCACCGGCGATGACATCGCTGGTTGAGGAAGTCTATAAGATACGCTCGTCCGATGTGACCGTGCTAGTCACCGGCGAGAGCGGAACGGGTAAGGAGCTGGTTTCCCGGGCAATTCACGCACTTTCGAATCGAAAAGATAAGATATTCGTGCCATTCAACTGCACTGCCGTTCCAAAGGAACTTGCCGATGCTCACCTGTTTGGTTATAAAAAGGGTTCGTTTACCGGAGCCGTCGCCGATTCGCCCGGAACTATCCGCACAGCCGATGGCGGAACGCTCTTTCTCGATGAGATCGGCGATCTTCCGCTCGATGTACAGCCCAAATTACTTAGATTCCTGCAGGAAGGTGAGATCCAGCCGCTTGGCGAAAAGAAACCGCTAAAGGTAGATGTCCGCATCATCGCCGCGACCAACATGCCGCTCGAGGATAAGGTCGCGGACGGCACGTTCCGCGAGGATCTGTTTTATCGTTTGAACGTCATCCGCCTGCGCGTGCCGCCGCTTCGCGAACGCCGCAGCGAGATACCGCCGATCGTCAATTACTATCTCAACCACTATTCCGAGCGGTTCAATAAGCACCACCTCTCGATCACGCCGCAAACGGTCGATATGCTGATGGTCTGCAATTGGGAAGGCAACGTCCGCCAGCTCTGCAACGAGATCCAACGCGTCGTCGCGCGCGCGGTCGATAACGAGGTCATCACACCCGATCACCTCTCACCCGAACTAAAACGAAGCGCCAAACCGCTCACGCCTTTTGACGTGGGCTCGAACGTAAAACCCATCGCGAGCTACGACGGTTCATTCTCACCCTTCTCCAACATCCCAACCGGCGGCACCCTGGAGAGCGCCGTCTCAGAACTCGAAATGCAGCTCATCAAATCCGCCCTCACCCGCCACAACTGGAACATCTCACGCGTCGCCACCGAACTAGGCCTAACCCGCCGCGGGCTGTACCTAAAGCTCTCAAGATACGGAATAGAAAAGGCCGCTTAG
- a CDS encoding ATP-dependent Clp protease adaptor ClpS: MSDFPDIDGGGEVMTESEIKLEKPKLYKVLLHNDDFTTMEFVVFILQYVFNREDAEAFTIMLKVHNEGMGIAGIYPYEIATVKCNKAMNLAKAREYPLLCTVEEE; the protein is encoded by the coding sequence ATGTCCGACTTTCCAGACATCGATGGCGGCGGCGAGGTGATGACCGAGAGCGAGATCAAGCTTGAAAAGCCTAAGCTCTACAAGGTCCTGCTGCACAACGATGATTTCACGACAATGGAATTTGTCGTTTTCATTCTTCAGTACGTCTTCAACCGCGAAGACGCCGAGGCCTTTACGATCATGCTAAAAGTCCACAACGAAGGGATGGGAATCGCCGGCATCTACCCGTACGAGATCGCCACCGTGAAATGCAACAAGGCAATGAATCTGGCGAAGGCGAGGGAATATCCGCTGTTGTGTACGGTGGAGGAAGAGTAG
- the ileS gene encoding isoleucine--tRNA ligase: MSEQIDLKKTVNLPKTDFSQKANLGQSEPARLKKWQEMGLYDKVLEARKGREKFILHDGPPYANADIHIGTALNKILKDFVVKTRSMMGFEAPYVPGYDCHGLPIETLVEKKLAEKGKNKADIPVSSFRRICREHASTAMNNQTRDFQRLGILGEWKTPYLTMSAEYESSTARLFGKFLERGFVYKGLRPVYWCIHDQTALAEAEVEYREHHSPSVYVKFPMKSDPAQIDPALAGKNVFVVIWTTTPWTLPANLGITVHPDFDYSAIEVKPPADAGGSPFEVYIVASELAGAFAETCGFAEFEEIARFKGSKLDRLEAMHAWLDRSSLIMNADHVTLGEADAEVELDAKHESKGAGKSGTGCVHTAPGHGADDFAVGKKYGLEVYAPVDAAGRFTAEVEHFAGLSVFEANPKIVEFLRERGALVNVERYDHRYPHCWRCKNPVIFRATPQWFISMDEAVGGSSLRERAMQEIKSVKWLPEWGEGRMNNMFKGRPDWCVSRQRAWGVPIPVFYCQACDQEVADPKIVDHVADIFAVETADAWYARPEHELLPEGFKCACGSADFRKETDILDVWFDSGSSCVAVLETRGETLRFPADVYLEGGDQYRGWFNSSLSCGIAAHDLAPYKQIITHGWVVDGEGRKQSKSIGNVTAPHEIIDKSGAEILRLWAAAVDYTEDVRCSDEILSRVVDAYRKMRNTLRYVLGNLVEFDPATDSVAPNDMLDIDLWALAGLNDVTEKVLAAYEAYDFQAAYNALYNFCTVTLSARYFDIIKDRLYIFAPKSVERRSAQTALFQIADSLCRLLSPILVFTSDEAWENLPGVREASVHIAEFPKVIEADNSGLADNWEKIFSLRDEVLKALETARNDKQIGSSLEAKVILTTDASTTRLLLDYYSQLRYIFIVSQVEVHEGEKFAVEIQKADGEKCERCWNYSVHVGDFEAFPTVCERCNDALLEII; encoded by the coding sequence ATGAGTGAACAAATAGATCTAAAGAAAACAGTTAATCTGCCGAAAACGGATTTTTCGCAGAAGGCAAATCTGGGCCAGAGCGAGCCTGCGCGTTTGAAGAAATGGCAGGAGATGGGGCTTTATGACAAGGTGCTTGAGGCTCGAAAAGGGCGAGAGAAATTCATCCTGCACGACGGCCCGCCGTATGCGAATGCGGACATTCACATCGGTACCGCGCTGAATAAGATCCTCAAGGATTTCGTCGTCAAAACGCGCTCGATGATGGGTTTTGAGGCTCCGTATGTGCCTGGGTACGATTGTCACGGGCTGCCGATCGAGACTTTGGTCGAGAAGAAATTGGCGGAGAAGGGTAAGAATAAGGCTGATATTCCAGTGTCGAGCTTTCGGCGCATCTGCCGCGAACACGCGTCGACGGCGATGAATAACCAGACGCGCGACTTTCAGCGCCTGGGCATCCTCGGCGAATGGAAAACACCGTATCTGACGATGTCTGCCGAATACGAATCGTCGACGGCCCGCCTCTTCGGCAAATTTCTCGAACGCGGCTTCGTTTACAAGGGCCTGCGTCCGGTCTATTGGTGCATTCACGACCAGACTGCCCTTGCCGAGGCTGAGGTCGAGTACCGCGAGCATCATTCGCCCTCGGTTTATGTAAAATTCCCGATGAAATCCGACCCTGCGCAGATCGATCCGGCTCTGGCGGGTAAAAATGTTTTTGTAGTCATTTGGACGACGACGCCCTGGACGCTGCCCGCAAATCTTGGCATCACGGTGCATCCGGATTTCGATTATTCGGCGATCGAAGTAAAACCACCCGCTGACGCAGGTGGTTCTCCCTTTGAAGTTTATATCGTCGCGAGTGAGCTCGCGGGTGCTTTTGCGGAAACTTGCGGCTTTGCCGAATTCGAAGAGATCGCCCGGTTCAAAGGCTCAAAACTCGACCGTCTCGAAGCCATGCACGCCTGGCTCGACCGTTCGTCGCTCATAATGAATGCCGACCACGTCACGCTCGGCGAGGCTGATGCCGAGGTCGAACTCGACGCAAAGCACGAGAGCAAGGGTGCTGGAAAATCAGGAACAGGATGTGTTCACACCGCTCCCGGACACGGCGCGGATGACTTCGCGGTCGGTAAAAAATACGGACTCGAGGTTTATGCTCCGGTCGATGCCGCCGGCCGGTTCACGGCTGAGGTCGAGCATTTTGCGGGCCTGAGCGTTTTTGAGGCGAACCCGAAGATCGTCGAATTCCTTCGCGAACGCGGTGCTTTGGTTAACGTTGAGCGATACGATCACCGCTATCCGCATTGCTGGCGGTGCAAGAATCCGGTCATCTTCCGAGCGACGCCGCAGTGGTTCATTTCGATGGATGAAGCGGTTGGCGGCTCGTCTCTTCGCGAGCGAGCGATGCAGGAGATAAAGAGCGTAAAATGGCTGCCCGAGTGGGGCGAGGGCCGGATGAACAACATGTTCAAGGGCCGTCCTGACTGGTGCGTTTCGCGTCAGCGTGCGTGGGGCGTGCCGATCCCGGTTTTTTATTGCCAAGCCTGTGATCAAGAGGTCGCCGATCCAAAGATCGTTGATCACGTTGCCGATATTTTTGCAGTCGAAACTGCTGACGCATGGTACGCAAGGCCCGAGCATGAATTGCTTCCTGAAGGATTCAAATGCGCGTGCGGCAGTGCGGATTTTCGCAAAGAGACGGATATTCTCGACGTTTGGTTCGATTCCGGCTCGAGCTGCGTTGCTGTGCTTGAGACTCGCGGCGAAACATTGAGATTCCCGGCTGATGTTTACCTCGAGGGTGGCGACCAGTATCGTGGCTGGTTCAATTCGAGCCTTAGCTGCGGTATCGCGGCACACGACCTTGCGCCGTACAAACAGATCATCACTCACGGCTGGGTTGTCGATGGTGAAGGCAGAAAGCAGTCGAAATCCATTGGCAACGTCACCGCTCCGCACGAGATCATCGACAAATCCGGTGCCGAGATCCTGCGTCTCTGGGCGGCGGCCGTGGATTATACCGAAGATGTGAGATGTTCGGATGAGATCCTTTCGCGCGTCGTCGATGCGTATCGCAAGATGCGAAACACGCTGCGCTACGTGCTCGGCAATCTCGTCGAATTTGACCCGGCGACCGACTCTGTCGCGCCGAACGACATGCTCGACATCGACCTGTGGGCACTCGCCGGGCTTAATGACGTGACCGAAAAGGTGCTCGCCGCATATGAAGCCTACGATTTTCAGGCGGCATATAACGCGCTGTACAATTTTTGCACGGTAACGCTGTCGGCTCGATATTTCGACATCATTAAAGATCGTTTGTATATATTCGCTCCGAAGTCGGTCGAGCGCCGGTCGGCACAGACGGCTTTGTTCCAGATCGCAGATTCGCTTTGTCGTCTGCTTTCGCCGATCCTTGTTTTCACGTCGGATGAAGCATGGGAAAACCTGCCGGGCGTACGTGAGGCTTCGGTCCACATTGCGGAATTTCCAAAGGTCATTGAAGCCGACAATTCCGGACTCGCCGATAACTGGGAAAAGATCTTCTCGCTCCGCGATGAGGTTCTAAAGGCTCTGGAAACCGCCCGTAACGACAAGCAGATCGGCTCGTCGCTCGAGGCAAAGGTCATTCTGACGACCGACGCCTCAACGACGCGTCTGCTGCTCGACTATTATTCGCAGCTCCGATACATCTTCATTGTCTCGCAGGTCGAGGTTCACGAGGGCGAGAAATTTGCCGTCGAGATCCAAAAAGCCGACGGTGAGAAATGTGAAAGGTGTTGGAACTATTCCGTTCACGTCGGCGATTTTGAGGCTTTTCCGACGGTGTGTGAGCGATGCAATGACGCTCTTTTGGAGATCATATAG
- a CDS encoding nuclear transport factor 2 family protein, translating into MNRRYLVIASIFMFSLAAFAHGQTSEMDAVKIPLENYVKAHATGDPEFARKAFHTEGNMTFVRDGKYVTETFDAFIKRAFTGKPAADEDKRKDHRRFGKIEIVGTAATATIILEYPTVKFTDFMTLLKFNGEWKIVNKSFYAEPKPAIELKKN; encoded by the coding sequence ATGAATAGAAGATATTTGGTTATTGCGTCTATTTTTATGTTTAGCCTCGCGGCATTTGCACATGGGCAAACAAGCGAGATGGACGCGGTAAAGATCCCGCTTGAAAATTACGTCAAGGCACACGCAACCGGCGATCCTGAGTTTGCGCGAAAAGCGTTTCATACCGAGGGCAATATGACCTTCGTCCGTGATGGCAAATACGTTACCGAGACGTTTGACGCGTTTATCAAACGGGCATTCACTGGAAAGCCGGCGGCGGACGAGGACAAGCGAAAAGATCACCGGCGGTTCGGCAAGATCGAGATCGTTGGCACTGCCGCAACGGCTACGATCATTCTGGAATATCCGACAGTGAAATTTACCGATTTTATGACGCTGCTTAAGTTCAACGGCGAATGGAAGATCGTTAATAAGAGCTTTTATGCAGAGCCAAAACCGGCCATCGAGCTGAAGAAGAATTAG
- the lspA gene encoding signal peptidase II, which translates to MDKKDIIWKLAYLAISGGVFMIDQTTKAWAARSLRFDGDRSVIPGFLNFAYAQNTGVAFSMLDDHGDSGRWGLSVVAIVAATLVMYFFWRTPRTDDRVLGSLALLLAGIVGNVVDRLRLGFVIDFIDVQFGSWHYPTFNVADAAICVGAGLLLIDMFFSKKRQAEERTIESTE; encoded by the coding sequence GTGGATAAGAAAGACATCATTTGGAAACTAGCCTACCTCGCCATTTCCGGCGGGGTATTCATGATAGACCAGACCACCAAAGCCTGGGCGGCACGCTCACTGCGTTTTGATGGTGACAGGTCGGTGATTCCGGGGTTTTTGAATTTTGCGTATGCCCAGAATACGGGTGTGGCGTTCTCGATGCTGGACGACCACGGCGATTCTGGACGTTGGGGATTATCTGTTGTCGCAATAGTTGCGGCGACGCTCGTGATGTACTTTTTCTGGCGAACCCCGCGCACCGACGACCGTGTGCTTGGCTCGCTCGCCCTACTTTTAGCGGGCATCGTCGGCAACGTCGTAGACCGTCTAAGATTGGGCTTTGTGATCGATTTTATTGACGTGCAATTCGGCAGCTGGCATTACCCGACGTTCAATGTTGCCGACGCTGCTATTTGTGTTGGAGCGGGTCTGCTGCTGATCGATATGTTTTTTTCGAAGAAACGGCAGGCGGAAGAACGGACTATAGAGAGTACGGAATGA
- the lgt gene encoding prolipoprotein diacylglyceryl transferase: MYPELFRIGTFPVTTYGIFLALGMLLALFVASRLAARDGLPRERIYDLGLWVLVGGLVGSKLLMILVDDNVNVFTLDFLRSGGVVYGGLLGGLISVAVLVPLYKLPFWKVADALAPGVALGQAIGRQGCFAAGCCWGKVCDSPLGVHFTDAGHEYTGVPIVGPDGADLYLYPTQMIESLTMLAVFGFLFWLHKHKKFDGQVLIVYGIIYTLVRFSIEFIRDDPRGDLFGFTTLTGLSTSQGISLLVAVGAIIFLIIRLKKVNAASTASHP; encoded by the coding sequence ATGTATCCCGAACTATTTAGAATAGGCACATTTCCTGTAACCACCTACGGCATTTTTTTGGCGTTGGGAATGCTGCTTGCCCTGTTCGTTGCGTCCCGCCTTGCGGCTCGCGATGGATTGCCGCGTGAGCGAATCTACGACCTTGGCCTTTGGGTGCTTGTCGGCGGGCTTGTTGGTTCGAAGCTGTTGATGATACTGGTTGACGATAACGTCAATGTCTTTACGCTCGATTTTCTGCGGTCGGGTGGTGTGGTTTACGGCGGGTTGCTTGGCGGCTTGATCAGCGTCGCCGTTCTGGTTCCGCTGTATAAACTGCCGTTTTGGAAGGTAGCGGATGCACTTGCACCTGGCGTTGCACTCGGACAGGCGATCGGGCGGCAAGGTTGTTTTGCCGCGGGTTGCTGTTGGGGAAAGGTTTGCGACAGCCCGCTCGGCGTGCATTTTACCGACGCTGGCCACGAATACACCGGCGTTCCAATCGTCGGTCCGGACGGAGCCGACTTATATTTATACCCGACCCAAATGATCGAAAGCCTGACAATGCTCGCGGTTTTCGGTTTTCTGTTTTGGCTTCACAAACACAAAAAATTTGATGGCCAGGTGCTGATCGTTTACGGCATCATCTACACGCTCGTCAGATTTTCCATCGAATTCATCCGCGACGATCCGCGTGGCGATCTGTTCGGATTTACAACACTTACGGGTCTCTCCACTTCACAGGGGATCAGCCTTTTGGTTGCTGTCGGTGCGATAATCTTTCTCATCATTCGCCTCAAAAAGGTAAACGCTGCCTCTACGGCCTCTCATCCATAA
- a CDS encoding RluA family pseudouridine synthase: MIETQDTQTSDTETSLTFTVEPDDAGMRLDAYLADRIEGWSRSKLQKLIENEDVLVNEKSVKPSHKVRDNDEIEVELVEIQATVFEPENIPLDIVYEDEFLAVINKPAGMVVHPGAGVQTGTLANAIAYHFAESFAEQNRDNPGSTRIGIVHRLDKDTSGLIVVAKSDEMHEALSEQFREREVYKSYVALVHGSLEQNMGKVDAPIGRNKHNRLRMKVATHGRSAVSLWKVRKRFDKFTLLDIEIKTGRTHQIRVHMGYLNHPVVGDEIYNEGRDNTVMDSYVRNGIASMRRFFLHAEKLSFTHPKTKERLEFTQELPTELKEFLDLL, translated from the coding sequence TTGATCGAAACTCAGGATACACAAACCAGCGACACCGAAACGTCATTAACCTTCACCGTCGAACCCGATGACGCGGGAATGCGTCTTGACGCGTACCTGGCTGATCGGATCGAAGGCTGGTCGCGCTCTAAGCTGCAGAAATTGATCGAGAACGAGGATGTTCTCGTCAACGAAAAGTCAGTAAAACCATCGCACAAGGTTCGGGACAATGACGAGATCGAGGTCGAGTTGGTCGAGATCCAGGCGACGGTCTTCGAGCCTGAGAACATACCGCTCGATATAGTTTACGAGGACGAGTTCCTTGCCGTCATTAACAAACCGGCGGGAATGGTCGTCCATCCCGGAGCCGGAGTTCAGACCGGAACGCTCGCGAACGCGATCGCCTATCATTTTGCCGAATCATTCGCCGAACAGAATCGGGACAATCCTGGAAGCACGCGCATCGGCATCGTTCATCGCCTCGACAAAGACACATCGGGCCTGATCGTTGTCGCTAAATCGGACGAAATGCACGAGGCACTGTCTGAGCAGTTTCGCGAACGCGAGGTGTATAAATCGTATGTCGCGCTCGTCCACGGCTCGCTCGAACAGAATATGGGCAAGGTCGACGCGCCGATCGGCCGCAACAAGCACAATCGCCTGCGGATGAAGGTCGCAACGCACGGACGCAGTGCCGTTTCGCTGTGGAAGGTGCGAAAGCGTTTCGACAAATTCACGCTCCTCGACATCGAGATCAAAACCGGCCGCACACACCAGATCCGCGTCCACATGGGCTATCTCAATCACCCGGTAGTTGGCGACGAGATCTACAACGAAGGCCGCGACAACACCGTCATGGACAGCTACGTAAGAAACGGCATCGCCTCAATGCGCCGCTTCTTTCTCCACGCCGAAAAACTCTCATTCACCCACCCAAAAACCAAAGAACGTCTCGAATTCACACAGGAATTGCCGACAGAATTGAAAGAATTTTTGGATTTGCTATGA